The nucleotide window AATTATTTCACcaatcataatattataatatgcaTACATCTTTATAGGTTCATCTAGGCTAGGGCAGCACCACATGGTTACAAGTCttttcaactttaatttttgATTAGATAGGAAGGCTTCGAGACATTTGTGATATCGCATGCATGCATAGAGAGACCATTGTCAACAAATAGTGTACTTACtaattatatatagaaaaatacgTTTTATGTTTTCCAAAAACCAATGAGAGAATTAGGCAAATGATGTTCATTTTtatatctttcataaaaaaaaacattattcacACTCACATAAGAAAATTACACATGAGGTTATTGCTACCTAATTAATGAACCCCTTTAGCATCCATTACTTTTTGTAGTATAggagtttttatttaatttgggaaTATGATACTTAGTCGAAAGTGAgtaatattttatacttttatcAGCAGAAGATGCATGCACAATTTGAAACAAAGCCCTAGCATAGTTAGGTATAGCCTAACCTTTGGGCGTATCATAACAGAAGCTATTACATTCCCCGTATCCTTGTTTTGGACTCcaaatcttatatatatatattgactcATTCAAACCACACTCTCTTCgatcttaaatataagcaaaaaatatcTTGTTCAAATCTTAAACCTAATACATCAACTTTGTTTGACTTTTTTatgcttatatttaaatttgaaatgcTAAGAAATGTCCTTAAAAACACTCGTTAAAAAGTTCAAAGAAGAAATTATATCTTTACcataatatcaatttttttataatttttactaataaataatattaaatataaatcatGCTAACTAGTTTCtttatgacatttaatttgttaaagaaaaaaaagtgaaatttatattgaaaaagatattttcACACTTTTAAAAGGTTGATacacaaattttaagataattttactatatttgattctttaagaacatttttaaatcaaaattatacgTTGATATATGTGAAACATTTAACTGAATCATTcattttagaaatattttacaTAAACTATAACACCAACAAGTGATTgactaattaatttaaaaaaaataaaaattcataaacctatctttgtttcttcaaatcaaacaaatattacataaaattagttttttccCATCATGTGTCCGGTTCCCAGCCGTAGGCTTTGTCTGAACAGAGGAAGCAGGTTCACACTGAATCAAAGAAAGGACACAGTTCAATAATGTTCTTGCTCTTCTTATAGCCAATAAGAACTCTCCACGTGGCAATATTAGGTTTCACTCAATGTCACCATTGCTGTCTAATCAATCAAAGATTCAAAGATTTTACATGTTACAACGTAGGTGTTGACCTTATTTATATATGATTCAATGTCCACCGTTTGATCAATGAAGTTGTTGTCTAGTCTAATTCTAGTGAACGTGTGTGAGCTGTGGCATGTGGGCATGCATCTTTATGCtaaatcaattattattttccttGAATGGAAAGGGTTTAGTTAGAGTTGATGTGATATTATTGGGTTGATTAAGCTAATTTGAACCTTTTCAAAACTAATTCTAGGTGTCACCGATCATTGTGTCATGGAAGCAATTACTTCATCCCTTTCTTTACAAGTAATGGTGGTGTATACCATGATAATGGTTATAGCGATTGAGGTAACATCTCAAACGATTTGAAGTATTGTTGATTGATCTATAAaccaacacaatttttttttagcgtGTTTTGCTTCTACTCTAACGATTTTTAGAAAACCTTATAAAAGGTCATCAATCGCAAAATTGTTTCAAACCAAGCACACTTAAATGTGGAGTTCTTATGAAATAGACCACAAAAAAAGATATACATATTGTTGATATTATCAagaccaaacaattcttattaGCATTTCTTCAACCATGCAATCTCATTACCACACAATCTTAGGATCTCTCTCATTTTGATGTGAATTCGAGTCTTTCATTTGCTTAGAAGCAACTAGGAGCCGCTCATTTTCATGTCTTGTGCACTGGCGATCACTTCCCTAATGACCACCAACTTCCACTTGGTTCGtttcgtaataaaaaaaaaaaaaaaacttccactTGGTTCGTCCGTGAACCACATCATACTGAGAGAGGTATTCTCTAAGAGCACTTGTAACATCTCATACGAATTTAAGTGCCCATTGACCCTACAAACCAACACAAGTCTTTACatcgtgttttgtcctcactcacATGCTTCTTGGGAACTTTCGAAATGTCACCTATctcaaaattgctccaagtcaagcacgttCAACTTTGAAGTTCTTATGGAATAAGCTACCAAAAAGATGTATTTTGTTAGTATatgtagtaccaaacaattcttttaAGCATTCCTTCAACTATGCAGTCTCATATTTGCAATGACTTAGAGCATCTCCAATGGAAGAACTAATCTTGGTTGCTTGAGTTACTTTTTGTGGGTCCAAATTGCCACATTGCATTTAAGCAATCTCTAAGCAATCTCAATGAGTTCTACTCCAATGGTAACTACAATAAGCAATTCACACTTGACccgcaattttttttttttttatcttcacttaattttgattcaatttaaattttaattcatttactttattaatagttaaaaaaatcataaatattaaaaataaaaaaattaaataaatgatacttacataaaaaagaattgaattaattaattttaaattaattttttataacaaacaaaaacgaCGAGAAATACATAAAGAAAACAAGCAAtgagaaatatataaattaaatcaatttttattgtacttgttgatttttatttttttttaatgttttttggagataaattgttgttttgatttttatttttttttgccggatgatttgagtttgatttgatttgggACTGCATTTTTCTggttaatttttaataattgattctgaatttttttcctATCTAATTTAGTTCAGATTTGCAATAAAATAAGGCTTTTTATTGTAAGTTCTCTGATACGAGGGTGTCCTCTAAAAGTTACATCCCTTATTTTTAAGCAACATTATATGTCATGTCATCACACTCCAATGACAAACTAAACTAAGGAAcggaacttatgaaaataggaATTCATAAGATACCAGCATTGGAGATGCCCTTAGAACCTCTCTCTTTCGAATGTGAATTCGATTCTTTCATTTGTCTAAATGCCGCCAGGAGCCCCTCAGTATCAAACCTTGTGCACCAATGATCACTCTCTATCACCAATGTTAATTATTGACAGGGGTGGTTGCTAGTATAAGGAAGAGGTAGCCATGGCtacctcaaaaataaatatttttttgagcgagtaggtatatttttatatttagctacccctaataatatatatttggctaccccaagttttattttaaatgaaataattttttccatCTTTATTTAACTTCCGGTCAAACTTTAAATTATTCAATCATGTCGTACAGGATCCGAAAGAATAACAcccaaaagagataaataataaataataacaatctttgttttatttaacaaataaaatgatTCAATTGTAGATAGATTGATTCGCCTTGTTTAATTGATAGATTGATTCACCATGTTTTGACACTCCCAGTCTCCATAACGACAACAGAGCGAGCTTTCTCATCAATAAAAAATCTCAAGACaaaacaatgaaataaaatgagtgatgattttctttcaaatagcTTAGTCATTAACATTGAAAAAGACATTGCAAGTCCATTTAGCTAAGATGCAATTATGGATGAATTTGAGTCTTTGACGGGCCGCCGAGTTCAATTTTCACAAGtagttattattaatttttatttcttttgttgtagCTTTTTTGATACAATCCGCTATTCTACTGtggtttttttggtacaatctgCTGTTGCCgcatttttttggtataatccGTTCATGCTGAATCAAGTGTATATTTTATGAAGAACATTTTATATAGGTAATAGTtatcgtgattttttttttgcctatcaaattaaattagtttaaaaaaaaatctttatatgTGGCCACCTCATGAAAATATTACTAGCTTCGCCGCTGATTATTGATTGCATACTTTCAAGTCTTGTTCGATCACTATAGGCTACGTGGATCAATAGGTTGATCTAACATATTTCATTGTTATGGGACttttgatatattatttatttagtgtAATATTATGGTACTTTAACTTAATTTAGTAGTTCAATGTAGTCACTTAAATAACACATGATTTTAACTTTTATCAGACACCTCCCATTGAcatatatccttttttttttgtatctttaTGATCACTCATGGATGACTATACAAAGCAGGATATATCACCTACCTGTATAACACTTTATGATCATGCATGATAATACTTAAAATAATGCTTTATTTAGCATAACTAAGCTTGAATGAAAACTCACTTGAAGTGTGCCCcttcttaaaatttgaagtttAATTCTTTACGGTGTCAATTAGGGTACTTCACTAATCAAAGTCCATCAAAGAGGATGTTTCATAATTGATGCGGTATTGTGCCAATATTTCTTTATGAGATAAAGGACAAAAATGTGGCCgaaaaaggagagagaaaatgtctaaaaaattactcttttgAGAGAGATAACTTTTTCGATAAGAAAGATAGGTTGAGTTAGACTTAATTTTCGTACCCTAGCATCCACATTCATTATATTATCACTCTCTAcctattttctttccattgaaGACCATTATTTGGAGAAGAAGCAAGTTGGATTGTTGCAATATGAGTGCCACAATGTAATTCCaggtttgtatttatttttccctTTGGTATGTAACATGAGTCTTTGTACTCCATTTCTagtttttatcttgtttttgtttaagcTCATGAGCTAAACACCTTTAAGTCAGGGTATTatgattttacatttttatcgTGAAAAACATGTTATGGTTATGTTTTAGCATCTTTAATCaagtgaatttttatgtttatactccctctgtccatATATCTAAGCAcctttttgattaaaaattatctttaaatataaacaatttttcaaattattagatgcatttattatttttttcctaaacatacccctaattaatactactaacttgtcttgaaatatgaaaaaatcaaatttaatacacatgtAAACATAAGACAAtttgtaatattaacacacaaaatagacacattaactgcaataacaacttttcttaagaaatgtgaaaattgCAAAAGGTGCTTACATacaaggacggagggagtatattttaaAGTTATGTTTGGACATTTTAGCTTGAATATAAGCTCATTGACATTAAAAGAGTTAATGAGTGGCAATGATTGGTTAATATAGACAATGCTAAGTAATAGAATTactttgctcaaaaaaaaaaaaagtaatagaatTACTAGTTACTATTAAATGATTGTGAATAATCATTGAAGTCCAAAGAAGTGTTTAAGTGCTGAAAAGCTTaacaattactccctccgtcctaaattataagaaaaaaaactcattttctttattctaaattataagcaaaaaagaccaacttttatcatatttaattatgttttttcaaaaaattatctttttcaaaggaaaattaaatgcaaagtgcattcaatttgttctctttttcattttctctataatcAACTACCCATGAAAATTGTTTctacatcttcctataaaacttatttcaaataTAACACAAATAACTATGTTACGAACTACCCcttcgtcccaaattgtatgtcgctttaggaaaaaaatttatcctaaattgtatgtcactttacaataccaatgaaacattaatgttacttttcctattatatccttaactatttattactctttcttttttcaattctttcgtTTATCTTTcacatataatttattaaggacaattttgtaaaacaactcataatatctatttcccacacaatattaattatatttcttaatatatgtgacatgcccaaaacgtcatacaatttgggacagagggagtatgttttagttttcttaataagtgtgattttatttttttttgcttataatatggaacggagggagtatgtttgGACTCAAGTGTTTTACAATTTTTGTAGCATGTATGTAGCTATATAAATGAATTGTACAAAAATAATGTCCCTAAGTATTTTCTCCATtagattttatgtttgttttactGTCATCAAAGTATGTTTATTACTTGTTACTCGAGATTTTAACTAATTGAACTTAtacaattgaaaatatttagaatttaatAACAATCAATTATCGTGCAAATAATCGGATAATTAATCTTTATTACTTGTTACGACTATGTATACTTGTACATTATATTACACAAACACGCCCAATCAAACAACATTTGCCACAAGAAATCATTGGCCTTAGATATGTTGAATGAACTAAATACACACACTGAAATCATGCATGCAACGTGACCAGCTATCCACCACCAAAGTTGGGTGATGAGCTTCTAGATTTAAACCGGTATCTTCACAACAAGAAGTAGAAAATAGGAATACTTTTGAGAACAAAGTTAAGAAGAATTGATACCCTTTCTTCGAGGCTGACATACCCTTCCTCTTCTTGCACGAATTAGCCCTTACCTGGAGGCGAAGATGCCTAAAAGGCACAATACTGACCTTACAGTTCAAGAGGCGCTCCGCCACATGCAAAAATGATTCTTACAAATTAACCTCGATAACAATACTCTTAGGAAAGCTAACCTAATACGGTAATACCCAAAAGCACCGAAGAATTGTTCCCAATGACTAAAGTTTCTTAACGATTGCCTCTGTAACGAAATAGTATCATATCCAGATACTGCAAAAGAGAGATCGCCCGCCTCTCATTACCCACCAAGAAACCCCTAAACCCTTAGTTATCATTCCACTTAACCCTTCAACCACTGGAAGATACAAGAGAGTCTCCACCTTATTAACCATTCCTTCATTTAGCCCCACCTCAACTTTAATGCCCCTATTGGACACCCACTCACCAAGACTTAAAAGCTACCTTATAAAACGAGTAAACCACCAAATTAGTTCATGTCTTTGTAATTCATTCTCAAATTAGTCAACCACTCTATTAAGATTTCAAATTACTCCACGTGTTTGTctaaaagtttctcaattaggTCCTTGTCTTCATGTTTTTGTCACACAACGAGGGAcctaattgagaaacttttgacaaagacaTGAACTAGTTTAGAATATTAATAGAGTTGGAGGACTAGGTTTAGAGTGACGAACAAAGACAATGACCAATTTGATGATTTACTCTTTAAAAAACACATTCGATGATTTACTCCTTAAAAAGTTTGCTTCATTTAAACCTTCATTgcatgataaaaattaaagatgACACCCAAAGTCTTTGTGTAAAGAAGGTTCAATTCTTTTAAGCTACAATGTCCTTTTCCCTttcttaattaataattaaaccAACTTTATGAGCAATTGTACaccaaatttaataatttaattagaaactattaattaaaaataaatgtttgctAAGTGGTAGATGTGTCCATTGTACAAAATTTAGTGTAGGCAGCATCTTAACAAATTTagtggtaattttttttatcaaataacctaaaaaaataaagtcaaatccTCTAAGATGTAAAGAGACCATTAATTCaacttttaataataaaaaatccccttcctaactttttttataaaaaaatccatTGCCAAATACGTATTACTTGTAATTTCTTATTTCTacctttattttgaaaaataataattatatttttgctGTGTAGTACACTTTATGATTTCTCATACTTGACTTTTGTCACTTTCTTCTCAAAAGTAACTAGAACTTCTAAACTAACAgctcttcttttgttttttagctTCACACAATCTATGTACTTTTGAGTGGATAACATCTACGAATGAGGTGGATATTTTGATCATATAGTTATATATTGCTCAACGTTtgttttccttatttttttgaaaaaaaaagtgtacttTTTGgaataaatatcaacatttaCCACAACTATAAGTATGTAAAATAATCTAAAGCATTGTTAATTTGGGTTGAATATTAAACTTTCAACTAAGTGAAATCTAAGGAAAATGACTTACCTTTTATAAATTAGAAccgactatatatatataatttttttaagggagaaCAGATTATATTTAAAGAGTGCAAATATGAGAAATCAAATAGAAGAAAAAGTAAGCTATttcaatttgataaaaataatttaattattaataatttattgcATTCTTAATtctatatatatgcatgtaatATAACCGATGAATTGTCATCCTCAATTGAAATgctttaattttctctctaataAAGTGAAAGCTTTcaagagactattttaaaaatggaaattaTTTTCTGCACACCAATATCTATTTTATATCttgagagagaaataaataGAAGGAGTTATGTGATAAATGTGATATGTTAGTggtataatttttcttttttgacaaatgttACTGGTATGATGGGAAGGAAGAGATAGATATAAAATGAGGTATTGAATAATGGTGTGAAAATTAAAGGTGTACACATATCATTGTTGTTTAAAAATTGGATTGGAGTTCAAACTGATGAGACTTCAAATTATGGTTGAACGAGTCCAACTATGTATAAATTGGAAGATAAACCATtgaatgtttaaaaataaaatgcaaaaaaaaagagtagagGTTGAATCAACCTTGTCTCAACCCGGTTTGACTTTTAGTTCAATCCAATTCGACTATATTAATCATAACTGGAATCAAATCAATTGATGGTAAATTGGAAGGTTCTCCGTTGAACATGTTGAGCTGATCTGTTTAGTTCGATTCATAAAGtattatttaaaagagaaatatttcaaaatattttagaaattgatATAATTATTGTTGCTTAAGgaattttaaatcaatttgtaTATGTGTTGGTCACTAGGCcaatatcaattttttctatGACTACTAATGTTTTAATATCTTTTTCACCCATATTTATTTTAACTTAGAAACACATTATTTCTCATGTAAAAGTGAATGCATTTAATGAGTACATATTTTTGGGTAAAAGATTAACATCAAACTCCTTTGAATATACCCTTCCTTGATCTTGATCTTtatgatttcatttttatttctacttttaaTAATAAGGATAGACatatatatagtattaattatttcatttttcttgataaaaatagCAAACGGTTGAAAAACGTGAAACTAATATCAATGACATAAAATGAGCTACATCCAATGTAATTTCTCAATGGTTAAAGATAATACtaatcaattaaatttttatctaTGGATATACGTTAGTTACATAATCATGAAAAAAGCACTGTGATATATAAAAACAGTTACGTGAAGACTCAATATTGGTGAAGTGTTCCTGGTCAAGTTTCAAgaagaacaaaattaaaattaaactcacaAAAAAGTGTAAAACGACAAGTTTTGAAACATGCCACGGTTCTTTGAATCCTAAAAAGAAATCTAGTATTTAAGGAGTTATGTTCCTCACACACAACACTGTCTTTTCTTAACAACctcaaattcctcaaaaatctttctctcttcattctttcttttcacTTATCTTCTAATCATTTACACACATTCTTAGTAAAATTATTTGtaaccaacaaaaaatattcTTCTTTATCCTTATCTAATCTTCTTGAAAGGTTTgtattaaagtttttttatttgagttaaaaaattcatgtattaataatatttttctaaattcaTGTTGATTGATTTCTTTGTTTGGTCTTGTTGTTATAATCACAAATTGAAATTAATGGGATTTTTATGTTTAACTTGTCTGTTTAATGAAACAGGACTTAGTTTAATTTGTGATTAATTATGATGGATGCAATGGAGAAAAATTCAAGAGATGTTGAGAGTGATGAAAAATTTGAATTGCCACCTGGATTTAGGTTTCATCCAACAGATGAAGAACTCATAACTCATTACCTCTCTCAAAAAGTTCTTGATAATTCTTTTTGTGCTATAGCCATTGGTGAAGCTGATTTGAACAAGTGCGAGCCTTGGGATTTGCCTTGTAAGTTTCTCTTCTCATTACCTTTGtttccatttttttctcttcGAAAAAATTTAGTATCAAGGTTTTAAAATCGGTATGCAATCGCGATATCAAGGTATTTTATGCTTCCTCAACCGTGTAGCAACATCAGTTGCGATTGTATTAGCTGTATTTGACTgcatttgtttttataatataaagaaTCGCAACTAGACTAagaatcaaatttcttttttaaggattttgattttgtgtatctaaattttagtgtttttttcttaatggtgtAGGGAGGGCCAATATGGGTGAGAAGGAGTGGTATTTTTTCTGTGTAAGGGACAGAAAATATCCAACTGGTCTAAGGACAAATAGGGCCACATGTGCTGGATATTGGAAGGCAACAGGTAAAGACAAAGAGATATATAGAGAGAAGATACTAATTGGAATGAAGAAAACACTTGTTTTCTACAAAGGAAGAGCTCCTAAAGGTGAAAAAACAAATTGGGTCATGCATGAATTCCGATTAGAAGACACATATTCTTTGCGAAATATATCCAAAAGAGCTATGGTGAGTTTTTTCCCTATAATTTTTCCACTATAGTACTAGGTGAAGGTCGATGATCGGTTTTAAATCGTGGTTGAGGTTATACTGCACACTTTTTTATATTATGGTCGATGCAGTTGCGGaaactttaaaattatttatattgcTACCGCAATTGCAATTGCAGGATGCAATTATGGTTGCGaacaacaatttaaaaccatgatttggatattttttacttatattttttgcaaaatatattcaaaatggctatgataatatatatatttttttagatttttaccTATAATTTggatttaactttattttttttttcagaaggAGTGGTCTATATGCAGAGTTTTTGAGAAAAGTTCTTGTGGAAAGAAAATGGATATTCAAGATTTGGTAAGTTTCAATTCAATTGGAAAAGAACTACTACCTCCATTGATGGATTCTTCACCATACAATAGTGAAACAAAAGCTACTATTGAAGATTCATCACATGTGACATGTTTCAATGAACCAAATCTAATTGATGATTATCAAATTACACAAGACAATGACAATAACATAGTTGGTAGCTTTGATACTCCTATGTTAACATCTTCATATTCTTCAAACCCTTCTTATGATAATATTTCTCATGTTTCATGGACCCCTAGTTTGTCACACCAATCCACACAAGTTGGAAATTCACAATCCTTTGATGTTGACATTTCATCTATGATGTACAACAATGAAATGTTTCAAGATTCATATGTGAATGAAGAATATTCATCAGATTTAGTAGGACATTTTGACACTGGTTGCTTATGGAATTATTGAAGATGAAGGTTGGAAGATATTTACTAGGATTttatgattaaaagaaaaattaggagttaactttataataatacatgtaAATGAATTCAATTTAAGTTAATATTATCCTTGAAAATCAAGAAAATGGATGTAGTACTAAAAACTTGATTGTCTTTTTTGGTATATAGTTTTCAAAAGTTGTCTTGTTTGAAAGTTTtataaaagactaaaatatatttttggtcttttatttttaattttatttttgtttaattggattccttatcttattttttagtattaacTTGATTTCTTAATTTGTTCGATGTTCTTTAGAACCACATTCACGCGATAGATCTGTGgattttgtatatttaaaatttcaaaattctaatatttaatattattcaaTTACTAACATtgaataatgattaaattaataaaaaaaaatgttttagttAATAAGAAACCTATCACAAGAGAGAGGACATAAATCAAAGAAACCTGACGAACCCTCATCCTCTACtatcaaactaaaaaataatattaaaaatatattaaatattatatcaGAGTCTGGTTTCTATCCAAGGACCTGTGGGTTATGGGCCCACCACGCTTCCGCTGCGCCACTCTGattttttagagattaaaaGAGATAATtggtaaatatatattttttatagataaaataaCAAACATCACCATAAATTCACACATATAAGTGAAATTGAAGATTTTGAATCCAAACTTGAGATACCACAAAAAGTATGCAACTTAACAATATTGTTGGCATTATCGGTTGAACTGACAAATAATTGATTCATTTAAAAATCGAGCTCGGTTTCTGTGTGAAACAACCTAAAATGTATTTTAACTTTATAAAGCTAAAATTAGTGCatgtttgaagatttttttttgtaaggttCTCTCAACCTACTCTTTTCAAGGATAGTTATTTCTTTTTGAGGTTAGGACCAAAACTACGTTAcatttaaaattcaattaacCAAAGCATTGAACTTAATCTTGAAACGTGATAGTATTAGGAAATATGTGGACCTCAATAAGTAACGTACCTTGTTTCCCTCTAATTAATGAATTAGTAGTACCATTAAATAGTTTGGTAGATTAGTTAATGATAATTTGCAAAAATACATGTATAAATCAAGTCCATAGAAACACAAACACTGAACCTTttggaaaaggaaagaaaggtaGCAGGAAAAACACTAAATATACTTGTCTCTATTAAATAAGGTTTATTTTTGTTGACTACTTGATTCATTCTACTACAACGTTGTTTAGATGTTGCTTATGATTACAATGAATAAATAGTGATTGGCCACATCTATCACTTTTTGTAACGTTTGGCTCCTAGAAGGATTAAATTGAAAACGTTTATAATTTAAGAGATTTATGTGTgattaaaataacttaaatgactaatttgttacaaattttatatttaaaagacttatgtgtgaccaataacttaaaaaattaatctattacaaacctcaaacttaaaggaccattaaataatttagccttatttttttaataggagaGTTCAATATAATCACTTGCACTTCAATTTAGTTTATATTAACAAGTGCCTAATATTCTCCAATTAAGTTTTAGAAAGTAGTAAGTAAATAATTAAGTTGACCGTAGAGAGATTATATCAAGCTCTGGCCTCTAATCATTGGAGGAAGATGT belongs to Medicago truncatula cultivar Jemalong A17 chromosome 6, MtrunA17r5.0-ANR, whole genome shotgun sequence and includes:
- the LOC11407682 gene encoding NAC domain-containing protein 92, which gives rise to MMDAMEKNSRDVESDEKFELPPGFRFHPTDEELITHYLSQKVLDNSFCAIAIGEADLNKCEPWDLPWRANMGEKEWYFFCVRDRKYPTGLRTNRATCAGYWKATGKDKEIYREKILIGMKKTLVFYKGRAPKGEKTNWVMHEFRLEDTYSLRNISKRAMKEWSICRVFEKSSCGKKMDIQDLVSFNSIGKELLPPLMDSSPYNSETKATIEDSSHVTCFNEPNLIDDYQITQDNDNNIVGSFDTPMLTSSYSSNPSYDNISHVSWTPSLSHQSTQVGNSQSFDVDISSMMYNNEMFQDSYVNEEYSSDLVGHFDTGCLWNY